The genomic window ATAACAGCAATTACGCCTATAAAAATAATGTTTTTTTGCTTTAAATTGATTAAATCTTTGAATTTACTATAGTCCATATTGTTACTTTAATTAATAATAAGATATTAAAATAAATATTTTAAAATTATATGCAACATATATATATATACCAACCTAAATCATAGACTTTCGCACAACCAAGCGTTATAATACATTACTTAATAATTTGTCATAAACATTAAATCGATATAACCTAATATATTTGCTGGCCTATAAAATGAGTGTTGTTAGTCTTGTACAAAATTAAATAAAATCCATGTCAAAAAATATTGAAACCATCGCTTTACATAGTGGTCAACAACCAGATCCTACTACTGGTTCTAGAGCTGTACCAATTTATCAAACTACAAGTTATAATTTTAAAAATTCAGAACATGCAGCAAACTTATTTGCACTAAAAGAATTTGGCAATATTTATACTAGAATAATGAACCCAACCACCGACGTTCTAGAGCGTCGTTTAGCAGAACTAGAAGGAGGCTCTGCCGCTTTATGCACGGCAAGTGGAATGTCTGCCATATTTTTAGCGATACATACAATTTGTGGTGTTGGTGATCATATTGTTTCTTCAGCTTCTTTATACGGGGGAACTGACACTCTATTTCGTCATACCCTACCCAAAACTGGTATAAAAGTTGATTTTATTGAGGATATGGATGGTGAAAAAATTCGCGCAAAAATCACCGCAAAAACTAAATTAATTTACTTAGAAACAGTTGGTAACCCTAAAAATGATGTTTTAGATATTGAAGCTATAACCAAAACTGCCAAAGAATTGGGTATTCCTGTAATGATTGACAACACTTTTGCACCAGCAATTTTTAAACCAATTGAACATGGCGTTAATATTGTCGTGCACTCCTTAACAAAGTGGATTGGCGGACATGGAACTTCTGTTGGTGGTGCTTTAATTGATGGAGGTAATTTTGATTGGGGAGCTGGTAAATTTGCAGAATTTACAGAAGCAGATGATAGTTACCATGGTTTAAAATACTGGGATGTTTTTGGTGATTTTCCAGATCTTGGCAATGTTGCTTTTGCAATCAAAGCACGAGTACAAGGCTTAAGAAATATTGGGATGTCTTTAAGCCCAACTAATGCTTTTAATATTATTCAAGGCTTTGAAACATTACCACTTAGAATGAAAGAGCATCTTAAAAATGCTCGTATTTTGGCGAAACATTTAAAAGATCACAAACAAATTAACTGGGTTAATTATAACGGCTTTAAAGATCACCCTTATTATGAAAATGCGAATAAATATTTAAATGGAAATTTTCCTTCTGTATTTACTTTTGGTATTGAAGGTGGTTACGAGAGAGCAGAAGCTTTTATAAATAAAGTTAAATTATGCAGTCATTTAGCAAATGTTGGTGACGCTAAAACTTTAATTATTCATCCAGCTTCAACCACACATCAACAGCTTAATGCTGAACAACAGTTAAAAGCTGGGGTTAAACCAGAGTTAGTTAGAGTATCAGTTGGTCTTGAAAATATTGCTGATATTATAGCTGATTTCGAACAGGCATTAGCAAAATAATTTACTCTTAAGGCAGCTTACTTGCTGTCTTCACTTTTTGTTTATCAGTAATTTTGTAGTAAT from Alphaproteobacteria bacterium includes these protein-coding regions:
- a CDS encoding O-acetylhomoserine aminocarboxypropyltransferase/cysteine synthase → MSKNIETIALHSGQQPDPTTGSRAVPIYQTTSYNFKNSEHAANLFALKEFGNIYTRIMNPTTDVLERRLAELEGGSAALCTASGMSAIFLAIHTICGVGDHIVSSASLYGGTDTLFRHTLPKTGIKVDFIEDMDGEKIRAKITAKTKLIYLETVGNPKNDVLDIEAITKTAKELGIPVMIDNTFAPAIFKPIEHGVNIVVHSLTKWIGGHGTSVGGALIDGGNFDWGAGKFAEFTEADDSYHGLKYWDVFGDFPDLGNVAFAIKARVQGLRNIGMSLSPTNAFNIIQGFETLPLRMKEHLKNARILAKHLKDHKQINWVNYNGFKDHPYYENANKYLNGNFPSVFTFGIEGGYERAEAFINKVKLCSHLANVGDAKTLIIHPASTTHQQLNAEQQLKAGVKPELVRVSVGLENIADIIADFEQALAK